CGATGTTAAAGGTAATTCTGGTTGATGATGAAGCCAAAGCTCGCAGAAGTCTGGCTCTGTTGCTTGAGAAAATCGGCAACGTTCAGGTTATTGCCGAAGCATCCGATGCCCAGGAAGGAATCAGAGCTATAGCGATGAATCAACCGGACATAGTTTTTCTGGATGTGAAAATGCCCGGCATGAGCGGGTTTGACATGCTAGACTCTATTGACAAAATTGTTTTGCGCGAATTTGGAGTGATTTTTCTTACTGCCTATGATGAATTTGCCATCCGCGCAATAAAATATTCGGCATTTGACTATTTGTTGAAACCGGTTGATGAAGCAGAACTCAGAGAAACAATCGATCGGTATTTGTCCAATAATCATCCATTGCAGGATTATGATGCGTTGAAGACCGCGCTGAATCAAAATACCAAGATTAGAATCCGCACTGCTCTTGGCTTTGAATATATCAATGCGATGGATGTTATTTACATAGAAGGCGACGGAAATTACTCCAAATTTGTTCTATCGAAAGACGACATACGGACTGTGAGCCGGACATTGAAAGACATTAGCAGTGAATTGCCGGAAGAATTCCTGAGGATCCATAAAAAATACTATATTAATAAGAGTTATTTAGTTTCTTTAAACCGGTTTGATCATGAATGTTTGCTTGAAAAAGACTCAGTTCAATTTAGAGTTCCTGTTTCAGTCAGGATGATGAAGAATGTTCGCTAGTTATAGTAATACGTATTGAATAATATAGATTTTTAGATTATTGATTCAAATATAATGTTAATATTTGACGCTTACAGCTATTAAGTATACGAATACTAAAAACATGATGCGTAAGTATTGACATTTCTAAATTTCTGATTAATTTTACAGCACTGATTCTCTCACAGATCGCTATTAAAATAGTGTATTTGGAATAAGTGGAGAAATTTACTTATATCCTGATTCTGATAGTTTATAAAGTTTACACCTCCGGGGCGCAAGTTTCGGAGGTTTTATTTTGCCATATTCCGATTATAAAATCATCGTATCTTTGAAAAAAATTCAGAGACAATGATACAGTGGTACGATGAACTTCCTTTTGCAATTACAGTGTCGGACAGGGAAGGCAATATAGTTTACATGAACAACCGATCAGCTGCGACATTTGAAAAATATGGCGGCAGAAATTTACTTGGGAAATCGCTGTTTGGCTGCCATCCGCAGCAGGCATCGGATAAAATAAGGGAAATGATGCTGAGTCATGAAACCAATGCATATACAATTGAAAAAGAAGGCGTGAAAAAGATGATTTATCAGAGTCCCTGGTACGAGAACGGAGAAGTTGCCGGCTTAATAGAATTATCGCTTGTGCTGCCCGAAAAGATGCCTCATTTTGTGAGAAAATAAACGAGGACTTCTCAAAACGAAGTCTTCTCCAAAAACAACATTCCACCGTCCGATGCGACGAAGGAGCTGAAGGACATGGAACCGTTGTTTTTGCTATTGTTACGACGGTTCCGGCTTAAAAGCATGGAAGAATTCCCTATCATCGGCCGGAACGGTGGAATGTCGTAGCAAACCGTTATTTTGATATTTTATCGCTTAAAAAAAATGACGAAGCAAATCACTTCGTCATTTAAACTTTCTTGTTTAAGATTTTCTGGAAAATCTGAATGAATTTACTTCAAACTTCTTCTTTCCTTGTTTTTCTTGATCGGTCTGAATGCACGGATTGTTCATGATTTACGAATGTGTCTTCACTTCATCCTTCAAACTTCCTTGTTCCTTGTTCAATATTCTAATAGAGCGTTCTGCTCCTGGTTTTATTCTGAACAATATAGCGAACCATAATTTCAAAGCCACCTTTACCGCTGGTTGCATTGGCAAGTTTGGAAACATTGATATCGTAGCTCAAACCGAAAGCCAGATCATTAAGTTCTATTAAAGCATGAGCAATTACTGCATCACCAGTGCGAAAATGACCACCCAGCGACAGATAAGCATCGTTGATGAATCCGGTGTATTTTGATTGTTCACGCAGTGTGTAGCGCGCCATTAGTCCAGGCACAATTTCTTTCTGTGTGCCCTGTACCTGTACAAGAACGGTCGGAATGAGTGAAGTATTGGTCCCGCCAAGTCCAATCTGAGCTTTGCCATGAGCAGAAATGCGCATTCCAAGCTTTTCGTCGGAGTTTCCAAAAAATTCAAATGACGGCTGATTAACATGACTCACCGAAAAACCAGCATTCGCCTTCAGTCCATCATTCGATGACATATTTGTTGAATTGTGAATCATCGACCAATTCATTCCAAATCCAAAGTCAGCATAGGTAAATGACTGAAAAGCAAAAGTCTCATTACTTGGCAGGGCACCATCATAGCCCGAAACGCCGTCGTACTGATTGTCCCACATCATTCCACCCTGATCGATTGACCTTTGTCCAAAGCCGCCATACAAACCTGCAGAAAGCAATTGCTCGTCGCTGATGCGCAGATGATAGGCGATATTGAGATTGCCAATCAGGTTACTGAAATTGAGATCACCGGCCACATCATTAAAAACATTGACGCCCAGAGCCAGAAATCCGCTTTTACCTGCAGCGTTTGAAGTAACGGGTGCATCGTATGAAATGGCATACGTATTATATGCATTTCCAATCGAACGCCATTGATTTTTGTAGTTCAATGCAATCCGGTGTGAGCCGTCGAAAAATCCAGCCAATGACGGGTTCACCATGAGCGGTGCATCGTTGTACTGGCTGAAATGTATATCCTGAGCCGAGACTGATGCAGCGAACAGAACCATAAAAATCCAGTTGATCGTCTTTTTCATTTGGGAGAATTTGTTCAAAATTAATAATTATCTGACAAGTGTAATATTACCGTGAATCTCAGACTGCGAAGCATCGACAAAAGTTGCTTTCACATAAAAGACAAACACTCCCGGGTCGAGTTCATTTCCTTTGTAGGTTCCATCCCAGCCGTAATCCATCGATGCGCTTTCGAAAATCTTTTCTCCCCAGCGGTCATAGATTATGAATGTCAGGTATTCAACACCTTCGCCGCGAACAAAGACTGCATCGTTGTTTCCGTCACCGTTGGGTGAAAAAATGTTGGGTACCCAAACATGAGGAATAAAGCACAAATCATCTGATTCAATGATACTGGCCTGACGAATCCAGCCACAGCTGTTTGCGTCGGTCACTGTAACGCTGAAAACTCCGGGAGTCAGTGCAACAATTGAGTCTGTATTTTCGCTGTTGCTCCACAAAACTGAGTAGGGCAATGTGCCACCGGAAATTTCAACCCAGGCCGCTCCATCGTTGAGATCTATACAGGTTTCATCGGTTGAGAAAATGTTTACAACAGGCGTTTCATAAATGGAAATGCTGGTCGTATCAGCATCGCCACATGATCCCGAAATGGTGTAAATAATTTCGTGATTGCCTTCGCCTGCCGTTGCCGGATTGAAAGTTCCTGCTGCAGCATTGGTTATTCCAGTGCCGCTCCAGGAGCCACCTGCATCGACGGAGGTCAGATTAAGCGCACTTTCATTATCACAGAAAGGACCTGCAGCACTTATTGTAGCATTGGCAACAGCAATAACAGTTACCGGAATCGAGGCCGTATCGCCGCAAGCGCCAACAATTCCATAAGTGATTGAATGTGTGCCAACTCCTGCTGTAGCAGGATCAAATGTTCCTGTTGAAGTGTTCGTTATTCCGGTTCCGCTCCAAATACCACCTGCATCTGCAGCATTCATATTAATGGCAGCATCAAGTATACAGAAAGGACCTGCCGCAGCAATGGTCGCATCGGCGCTTTGTGTTACATTGATGGTGACAGTATCCGCATCGCCGCAATTGCCGGAGATATTATAAATAATTTCGTACGAACCGGCACCTGCTACTCCCGGATTGAATGTGCCATTTGTTGTATTGGTTATTCCAGTTCCGCTCCATAAGCCACCTGGATCACTTGCAGAAAGGTTTACAGCAGCATCGGCCGAACAAAAACCGGGTGCAGAAATGATGGTTGCGTCGGCCCAGGGCTGCACCGTTACCTGGATATTATCGGTTGCCGGACAAAGGCCACCATTGGTAACGGTAACTGAATAGTTTGCGCTTGAAGCAACCGTAATCGTTTGAGTGATTGCAAAATTCGACCAAAGATATCCGTTGCCGGATGTTCCGGCGTCAAGTATCAGTGATTCGCCCTGACAGATGGTAGTATCGGCTCCCAGATTGACAACCGGCACTGCAACAACATTAATATTAATGGCATCGGATGCGGTGCAGGTGCCTGCAGACACAGTGACACTGTAGGAAGCGCCGGTATTAACCGTAATTGACTGACTGCTGCTGCCCGTACTCCATGTGTAGGATGTAAAACCGGGGCCGGCATTGAGTGTGACACTTGAACCACTGCAGATGGTAGAGTCATTGCCCAGATTGATTATTGGTGCACCGCGCGTGAGTCCGTAGGGCAGCTGACTGAAATTATTCCATCCAATTATGGCGGCGTGACTAAGCGGAATGCCAGAAACAATTGAAGCGCCAGCCATATTGTACCATTCTGTTGATGGTGCTGTGTACCAGTTTCCAAGACTTTCCCAGATGCCATCAGCTGTTTGGTCATAATAAACATTCATGTTTACAGCATCTGTACCTGCGGTTCGATTAATCTGATGATAGAAAAACGGATTAACCAAACAAATGACTGCTTCTTTCATCGTGCGGTCATAGCCTTCAGAAGTTGCATCCAAATTGGCCATGCGAACAACATAGGTGTTTGCAGCTGCCGAAGCGGGGGTCAATTCAACAGGTCTGTAGCGGGTTGTTCCGGTACTGGAACCGACTGGAAATAAATAAGTAGCAGCCTGAGCTGTGTTTCGCGAAAGCAGACCGCCATTGTTGCTACTGACAAATCCCGTAGTTCGCTGAATGGCATTGGTAGCTGCATTGGTAACAAACATCGTATAAATATTGGTCGCCAGTTCCCGGTCATTCAGATTCAGCACCCCAGTTGTAGTCTGGTTTATGGTCTGTGTCTTTATCCCGGTACCAAGTAAAGTCAGATTGAAGAATGATGTAGAAACGCTTCCAGAGAGGTTTTGAGCAGCACCTTCGAGCGATACCAGACCAGTGAAAGCGTTAAAAACACTGTTGTTGATCCAGTTGCCATTGAGATGAATATTGCCATAACCATTTATTGTGGCGTTGTTCGTCAGGCTACCAGTGATGTACACATTGGCCGCAGACGCAGCAGCAACATTGATGGTTCCGGTTTGATTCTGCAAGTCGCCATTCACTTGAACAACAGCGCCTGGATTCATTTGAACCGTAGAGCCACTGTTATAGAACAGCTGTGCAGATAACAACAATGGAATAAATACTACTATTATTAAAACAATAACTGTTCTCATAACAGACTATTTATTAATGTTTTGATTAATTCTTATATTATTCCGATCAATAGATTTAAATGATTGATCAAAGTCGTAAATAGTACTATGGGTTTCAATTTGAGGACTATTCATTAGAGTTCTCATTTCTTGTTTCTTTGCTTCGTCAATTTTCAACTGATTCATGATTTCAGGACTGATTTCATAGTTTTCTTCCATTTCAGCAATTCTGCCTAAAGCCAGCCAGTTAAAATTCAATGACTGGTCTTTTGATACAATAGTAAACCCTTTATTATCCTGAGACTTGATATAATAATCAGCGTCGGGCGACAATACAGTTATCATCACAATAGGATCTGCTACGAAAGAATTGTTGCTAAATTCCGAGGAATAATTAATTCTGGTTTCTCCTGATGACACGCTAATAGTACCGAATTCATTAACTTCCATATTTTTTTTAATACTACTTACTTCATTTGCAAGATATTGAACACCTGCCAGTGTTAATGTCGACAAAGAATAAACATCAATGCCGCCGAAGGCATTATCCTGTAAATAATCTGGTGTTTCATCCAGAATTAATCCAACATGGTAATTATAACGAGTTTTCTGTTCTTCACCATCAACGATTTCATTATTTTCGTTATTAAATTTATATAGACTTGGCTTCATTTTCATGATGTCTTCCATTGCAAAACTGTAAAGATCAGAGTCAAATGAAACTATATCTCGTTTCAATTCTCTTCTAGAAACAGCAGTAGCAGTTTGATAATAAAGAGCATACCAGTAAATAGTATTGGTTCCCAAAAACCCCCACCCGCCAAAGGATGGAGCCAAGGTTGGTTCATTGGCAATATTGTTCATGTGAATACTTTTTTGAGCTGCATTACTGACGAAAAACACACTTGAGCCAGAAACATTCAAGCCTGGATTAATATTTGATGCACCATAGATTTCTGCGGCAGGATATGTAGAACCATATGTTTCAACAAGCAGGCCCGGCATGGAATTACCAACCCCCCAGACTCCAACAGCAGTGCTGCCAATTCCATTCCCGTATATACCAGCCCCTAATCCAGATGCAGTATTAGATGTGTTTTCGCCCCAAACGCCAACACCAATACCAGTCCCGTCAAAATATCCACTCACTCCTGAGGGGAAATAGCTGGAGTTTGTGTTAGTCCCTAAGTGCTGACCTGAAACAGCAGCATATAAATTGGTACTTGCAGAATTTAAACCGAAAACCCCACCTCCATATATTCCAGAATGCTCAGCATTAAGTCCAGCTGTTGGATTTGTCGATGTACCATTTGCAATACTTATTTTAATTGCATTTGGAGTTGTTGTAGCAGGCACTCCTGATGTGACATTAACAGCTACACTTCCTGCATCAGCGGTGATGCTTCTCCCAACTCCGTTACCACCACAGTCATAAGCTCCATCGAGTGTTACACAAGTCGGCGCACTGGCAGCTCCAACCTGCACCCATTGAGATCCGTCCCAGTAATAGAAACCTGCCGTCATGGCTCCACCAGTATTAAAAACCAGCAGACCTGTAGCTGGTCCGGCAACGGGTGTTGTACCGTTTGTGGCTGCAACCAGAGTTACTCTGGGGATCAGCAGACCTTTGTCGGTTGCAGTCAGATCAAGCAGTGCTGATGCGACCGGAGTGGTTGTCCCTATCCCGACATTATTCTGTGCTTTAGCAGAAATAAGCGACAAAGTGCTGAAAATCAAGCTGAGAAGGAAAATTCGTTTCATAAATTATTTTTTTTGCTAAGATAACAACTAATGAAACCCATGTCAATCTGATATTCAATAATTCATAAATTTGCCATCGAAATGGGGTTAACAATTGGTTATCTCTGTGTTTAAACAGCATGTAAGAGGAATACCTGATTTTTGAATTCATCGATTATATTTCAGAATTAAAGGGATTTCACTTTATATTGATTGACCAAATTTGATAACCGAAATAATTTTCCAGCCATTGGGCTCGTAAGCAAAGAAAAAACAAATGAAAACACTGACTTTTGTTTTTGCATTTATTCTCATACTTAATTGTCAGGCACAAACTGACAGCATTCGTCATGAAAAAAATGACACCATCAAAGGCATGCGCTGGGCATTCCTGCCAGTTGCTGCTTTCGATTCAGATCTTGGATTGAAATACGGAGCCATTGTAACTGCTTATCAGTTTGGCGATGGATTGTTGTATCCGGACTATATTTACAACATCAGTTACGAATTTGACCGCACTACCAAAGGGGCTGTTAGTAGTCAATTGTTTTTCGACAGCGGTAAATTGATGAAGCGCGGCAAGCATAGAATTGTAGCTGATTTCAGCATTATTCATGAACAAGCTACTGACTTCTACGGCTTTAACGGTTCTGCATCGACTTATACAAATGCATTTGAAGATGAAAATTCGGACCGGTACATTAGCCGTATGTATTATAAGTTCGATCGCAATTTACTGCGACTCACTGCCGACTGGCACGAACAGCTGAACGACAACTGGGTTGTTTTTGGTGGTATTCATCATTACGGTTACAAGCAAAAATCGGTTGACATTGACAAACTGAATAAGGGCAAAGATGCAGTTGATATGTTGCCGGACACAATCACCTTGTTTGATTATTATTCCGAAGTTGGCGTGATTGATTCAGTTCAGGCCGACGGGGGCAATGTCACTGCAATCCGCGCCGGCATTGTGTTTGACACGCGCGACGTACAGTTCAATCCTACAAAAGGTCATTGGCTCGAAGCATTGATTGCAGTAAGTCCGAAGCTTCCATGGGTTGAGTCGCCTTTTGTAAAAGCATCGGTGATTTTGCGGAACTATTTACCATTGTACGGCAAAAAGCTGACACTGGCTTCGCGACTGGCCTGGCAGGATGCATTGGGCAAGCAGGCCCCGTTTTATTATATGTCGTATGTCTCGCAGTCGTTTTGCAACAACACCATCGCAGAAGGACTTGGCGGTGCAAAAACATTGCGGGGCGTGTTGCGCAACCGCATCTGGGCGGATGGATTTTTTTACGGGAATGTTGAATTGCGCTGGAGCGTGGCCAATTTCAGAGCCATTAATCAGAAAATTGAAATAAAACTGAGTCCGTTCTACGATTTTGGAATGGTGACCGATCCGGTTAATTTTTCATTACCGGAATTGATGTTGAATAATTATCCACCTTTGTCACTCACAACTACAAAAGACACCTGGCATCATGGAACCGGAGCAGGTGTGCATTTCATCATGAACGACAATTTTATTCTGTCGGTTGATTATGGCTTCAGCCTGAAATCAAATGACGGCAGCAAAGGATTGTATCTGGGAACGGGATTTTTGTTTTGAAACAGCTTTCAGCTCTGGGCCTGAGCTGAGGGGGAAGCAATGTCACGGATGACATATCCGCGCCATTGCAAAGAGTGTACTTCTTCAACGCACTCAGGTCGCTTCACGTGAAACGTGACACAGTCGCGACGCAGAGAGGTTAAAGAAGGGGGCTGTTTCTCATTAGGTTAAGCAGCTTTCAGCTGAAAGTGCTGAAGTAGTTAGATGTCATATATATTGCCGCAATTATTCCCACATTCGCGAAGCGTCATATTTTCGCATCATCGTATTATCGCATCATCGCTACAGTATTTTTATTGTCACTCGTATTCACACATTATGCGACCGTGTCACGTCTCACGTGAAGCATCACATGAACGAAGTGGAATTTAATCCGCAGAAGGCGGATCATTTCCACATCTGCTTATCAGCATTCAATTGAGAAAATATCCGAAACGACTTCTTCGTACTCATCAAAAGTTTTTGTCTTTTTGATTTTTTTCAAAACCTTGTGCGGATCATTGAAAGATTTGGAAAAATAGTCCCAATATTCTTTCATAAAGCCAATTGCTGAGAGTTGGTCGTTCATTTGTTTACGATAGCTCAGATACAATTCTTCAACAAAATTGCGAAGATGTTTCTTCTGATCCACGGGCAAAGACAGTCCTTTGATTCTGGCTGGTAGAAATGGATCCGACAAAAGACCACGGCCAATCATCCAGGTATTGATATCAGGAAACTGACTTTCAGCAGCATTAAAATCGTCGGTTGTAAAAATATCGCCATTATATACAAGCGGCGTTTGGAGCTGATTTGCGACATGTCCAAACTTTTCTTTATCAACACTACCTTTATATAATTGTTTTCCTAGGCGCGGATGAATGATGAGTTCTTTCAAAGGAAACCGGTTGAAAACCGGCACCAGTTCATCGATTTCATCAGATGAAAAATATCCGAGACGACATTTAATTGAAAATGGGATATGTATTTTATTAAAAATATTTTCAAGAATTTCACTCACCATTGCCGGGTAGGGAAGCAATCCGGAGCCGCGTTTTTTGCTGGCTACCTGCGGAAAAGGACAACCCATATTCCAGTTCAGTTCGGTAAATCCAAGTTGCTCAATATGATTTGCGAAGCGAATTATTTCATCGGCATCTTTACTTAAAATCTGCGGTATGACCGGAATTCCGTTTTCGGAAACAAAGTTCAGCTCGTTGATTTTTCGCGATGGAAGTTTCTTTTCGTTATTGATGCTGGTAAAATAAGGCGTATAAAATGCATCGATTCCGGAAAAATGTTTTGCGTAGCATGACCGAAACACCTGACCGGTAATGCCCTGGAAGGGAGCGAGGTATATTTTAATTTCATTTTGAATCATACGCCTGATAATAGTTGATTTCATGTATAGGCATTACGTGTAATGCCTCTGCATAATCAATCAATATTTACATCCGCAAAAGCAATGATATAACCGTCCGGATCGGCAACATAGCCTGCGCGGTGATTCCAGTCGCGGGCGCTGACTTCGCTGATGACTGGTGCACCAATGAATTCGGCATATTTGATTGCTTCATCAGCATCATCGACCATCAGATACAATTCAGCTCCGGGAAAATTATCTTTCTGCAAACCAGCAATGGCAGGGCCGAGCAGACGTTTGATTCCCTGCACAGGCATGAGTCCGAGTTTGCAATTTTCGCCGAGGCGGAATTCGGTCATTCCCTGAACATCGAGTATTGGATCGGCCTGCAGCAATGCCTTGTAAAAATCGCGGCTTTTGTATTGGTCCTCGACATAGAGGATGATTTGGGTTTCTTTGATTTTCATAGACAACTATTTTTATTTCAATGGGAACGAAATTTTCCACTGAATGCCAAATTTGTCGGTAAAAGCGCCATACAGGTCGCCCCAGAACATGGCTTCCAGCGCTTGCTGCACTGTGCCTCCGACAGATAGTTGTTCAAAAATTCGTCTGGCTTCCGTTTCGCTGTCGGGCGAAATCATGATGGACATATTGGTTCCAATTACCACTTCTTTTCCTCCGAAAAAATGCGCAGCGTCATCGCCCATGAGCATGGTGTCGCCACCAATTGGTAGTCCGACATGCATTACTTTGTTTGCAACTTCAGCTGACAATGGTTCTTTCGCAGGCATGTCGCCGTAATGACCAAGATAATTGAATTCGCCACCGAAAACAGATTTATAAAAGGTGAAAGCGTCTTCGCAGTTTCCGTTGAACGTGAGATAGATGTTGGTTGTTGTCATAGAAAGCTGATTTTGATGGATCAGTGTTTTGATTGTTCAATTTTTGCATGATCGTCGAGATACAGTGGCAGAGCGGCAGAGCCATACCATTGAAATATTTCAGCTTCAAAAATTTCCTCCCGGATGGTTGGATCGTTCTGAAGCATTTGCAGAACCTCTTCTTCCGATGTTGTGTTGAAAATAAACAGGCCTCTGAATTTTTGATCGTTTTTAGCAAAAGGCCCGGCGACAATCAGTTTCCCTTCGGCAGAAAGCCGGTTGATGTTTTCCATGTGACCGTTGAATAATTCATTCAGACGAACAGAATCGGTAATGACAGTCGGTCCGGTTTTCAAGATCACGAAAGTGTACATTTTCATTCCGTACTCATCGGCACCCAGACTATCGGCCAGCGCTTTGTCGTATTCCTGTGCTTTTGTAAAAACAGAAGACAACAATAAGCAGAAAAGCAAAAACAGATTTTTAATTTTCATTTCAAAATTTATAAATTGCACAGAGCAATGCACGAATATTAGCTACATCATTGGTGTTGGTGACTTTTCCAGAAACCTGCGTTGTCCCATATTGTGCAACGGTATATTCAATTTCGGCGCCCAGCGTGAGTTTCTCAATTGTGCAGGAAACGCGCGGCGATACTCTGTAAAGAATATCAATATTACTGCCTCTGGCATAGATTGCACCACCATTGATGTTTTCATCAGCGCCCAGATTTTTGCTTAACCCAATCAGCACCCCATATTTCCATTTTGGGCCATTGGTGCCAAAATCGAAAAATCCGGCAGCTGTAGTCAGATTTGTGTATGCTTTATATTCGCGCAAAGTATCAGTAATTTCCGAAACAGAATAACCGCCAAGCATGAGTAAATCGGTACCATTCTGGGCATACGTGGCCATCAAACTCGTCGTAATTTTTTCCGATTTGAATTTCACCCAGCCAAAACCCGCATAACTACTAATTGTGGCATCGGTAGAATAATTGGCTGCCGTTTTAATTTCAGGGCGCAATGTTTTGAAATCGGCTCCCAGACCGAATTGCAGTTTTTCGTTCAATGTTGCAACTGTTTTTAGATTTAATCCAGGCAG
This genomic stretch from Bacteroidetes bacterium GWF2_43_63 harbors:
- a CDS encoding glyoxalase → MTTTNIYLTFNGNCEDAFTFYKSVFGGEFNYLGHYGDMPAKEPLSAEVANKVMHVGLPIGGDTMLMGDDAAHFFGGKEVVIGTNMSIMISPDSETEARRIFEQLSVGGTVQQALEAMFWGDLYGAFTDKFGIQWKISFPLK
- a CDS encoding diguanylate cyclase, giving the protein MIQWYDELPFAITVSDREGNIVYMNNRSAATFEKYGGRNLLGKSLFGCHPQQASDKIREMMLSHETNAYTIEKEGVKKMIYQSPWYENGEVAGLIELSLVLPEKMPHFVRK